The DNA region GTGGCTGTCCGCCTGTTTTTCGTTTCAAGGCTTGGCGCGAGCACCCCCCTCTGTCCTGCTGGACATCTCCCCCACAAGGGGGGAGATCGGATGGGGCAGCTCTCCCGCCCGTCACAAGTGTTTTAGCCGATGGCCCGGTTGTTTGGGGAAGCCGCCGCCTCCCGCCAATGGGAGAGATGCCCGGCAGGGCAGAGGGAGGTATCAAACCCTCCGCCGCTTCTTCCGGAGCCCTCGCATGAAGTTCAACAAGCTCCGCGTCATCGGCTTCAAATCCTTCGTCGAGCCGACGGAATTCATCATCGAGCGGGGCCTCACCGGCGTTGTCGGGCCTAACGGCTGCGGCAAGTCCAACCTTGTCGAGGCATTGCGCTGGGTGATGGGCGAGAACTCGTACAAGAACATGCGCGCCTCCGGCATGGACGACGTGATCTTCTCCGGTTCGGGAAACCGCCCGGCGCGCAACACGGCCGAAGTCGCGCTCTATCTCGACAACAGCGAGCGCACGGCGCCTGCCGCCTTCAACGACAGCGACGAAATTCAGGTTACCCGCCGCATCGAGCGCGAGCAGGGTTCGATCTATCGAATTAATGGCAAGGAAAGCCGTGCCAAGGACGTGCAGCTCCTCTTCGCTGATGCCTCGACCGGCGCGCGTTCACCGTCGATGGTAGGCCAAGGGCGGATCGGCGAGCTGATTTCGGCCAAACCGCAGGCCCGCCGTCAGTTGCTGGAAGAGGCGGCCGGCATTTCCGGCCTGCATTCCCGCCGTCACGAGGCAGAGCTGCGGCTTCGCGCCGCCGAAGGCAACCTCGAACGCCTCGATGACGTGACCTCGCAACTCGAAGGCCAGATCGAGAGCCTGAAGCGCCAGGCACGCCAGGCGAATCGCTTCAAGACGCTGTCCGCCGAAATCCGTGCGCGTGAAGCGACACTCCTGCATATCCGCTGGGTGCAGGCGAAGGAGGCGGAAGCCGAGGCCGATAGCGCCCTTAACCAGGCGACCGTCGTCGTTGCGGAAAAGGCCCAGATTCAGATGGAGGCGGCAAAGGCACAAGGCGTCGCCAGCCTGAAGCTGCCGGAGCTGCGCGAGAGCGAGGCGCGTGCCGCTGCCGCCCTCCAGCGGCTGCAGATCGCCAAGACCCAGCTCGAGGATGACGCGAACCGGATCCTGCGCCGCCGCGACGAGCTGACCCGCCGCTTGGCGCAGCTTGCCGAGGACATTCAGCGCGAGGAGCGGCTGATCTCGGACAATGCCGCAATCCTAGCGCGCCTCGACGCAGAGGACGCGGATATTACGGAAATACTGGCGGATTCCGGTCGCCATGCCGACGAGTTGCGCGAAGCTTTCGAAGGTGTGTCGGCAAAGCTTGCCGACAGCGAACACGTTTTCGCGGCACTCACCGCCGAGCGCGCCGAGGCCGCGGCCGGACGCCATCAGCTGGAACGCGCGATCCGCGATCTCGCCGACCGCAAGATGCGCCTCGAACGGCAGCTGGACGAGACAAGCCGCGAGTTCTCGATCGTGACCGAAAAGATCGCTGCGCTGCCCGATCCCGATGAAAAGCGAGCGGTTGTCGAGGCCGCGGAGATCGCCGTCGCAGAAGCCGAAACGGTGATTCAGGCGGTCGAACAGGCGCTCGCCGCAGCCCGCGAAACCGAAGCGCTTTCCCGCGGGCCGGTCGAGGAGGCGCGCTCGAAGCTGAATGCGCTGGAAACCGAAGCTCGCACCATCTCGCGCATGCTTGCCGCAGGTGCGGCGGCGGGGGAATTTCAATCCGTTGCCGATGATCTCCGTGTCGATCGAGGCTTCGAAACGGCGTTGGGTGCTGCACTCGGCGACGATCTGGAATCGCCTCTCGACCCGAGGGCGCCGGCCCACTGGTCGGGAAATGGCGACGGCGCGTCTGACCCCGCGCTGCCGGTGGGCGCCGAGCCCTTGCGGAACCACGTCGGCGCGCCGGCTGCACTAACGCGCCGCTTGAAGCAGATCGGCCTCGTCACCGATGCCGACGCCGCGCGGCTGATGAAGGAGCTGAAGCCCGGGCAACGGCTGGTGACGAAGGACGGCGCCGTCTACCGCTGGGACGGCCATGTAACCGGCGCCGACGCGCCGAGCGCGGCTGCCTTGCGCCTCGCTCAGAAGAACCGTCTCGACGAGCTGGAAAGCGAAGTTTCACTTGCCCGCGACGTTCTGGCCGAAGCGGAAGAGCGGCTTGCAATGGCGACCGAGGCCATTCGCGGCGAGGAACGCAGGCTCAACGAAGCGCGGGACATGAGCCGCCTTTCGGCAAGGCACCTTGCCGAGGCGCGCGACGCGCTGGCCGCTGCCGAACGCGCCGCCGGTGATCTCATCCGCCGCCGCGACGTGATCGCGGAAGCCGTCAGCCAGATCCAGTCGCAGCAGGAAGACTTTGCCGTTCAGGAAGAGAATGCGCGTATCGAGCTTGAGGACGCGCCGGATATCGTCGCGCTCGACGACCGGCTGCGCATTCAGCAGGCCGAGGTCGCAACCGATCGCGGCCTTGCGGCTGAAGCTCGTGCTCGCCATGAAAGCCTGAACCGCGAAAACGAGGCCCGCCAGCGCCGTATCGTGGCGATTGGCCAGGAGCGGGAGACCTGGCGCCAGCGCGCCGCAAGCGCCGAAGAGCACATAGCGACCCTGCGCGACCGCGAGGAGGAGGCCCGCGAAGAAGCCGTCGAACTCGAAATGGCGCCTGATGAGTTCGAAGACAAGCGCCATGCGCTGCTGAACGAACTGCAGAAAGCAGAAGCTGCACGCCGGGGGGCCGCAGATCTTCTGGCTGCCGCCGAACTCGTGCAGCGCGAAGCCGATCACAAGGCTGCCACCGCCCTTTCCGAACTCGCAGAAAGCCGAGAGCGTCGCGGCCGCGCCGAAGAGCGCCTCGTCTCGGCGCGCGAAAAGCGGCAGGAGAGCGAGAGCCGCATCCGGGAAGCGCTCGATGTTCCGCCGCACGAGGCGTTCCGCCTGACGGGCCTGCAGGCCATGCAGACCGTTCCAGACCTGCGCGAGGTCGAGCGCGAGCTGGAGCGGCTGAAGATGGAGCGCGAGCGCCTTGGGGCCGTGAATCTGCGCGCCGAGGAAGAGCAGAAGGAGCTCACCGAAAAGTTGGAAGCGCTGATCAGGGAGCGCGACGACGTCATTGATGCCATCCGCAAGCTCCGCGGTGCGATCCAGAGCCTCAACCGCGAGGGCCGCGAACGCTTGATCGCCGCTTTCGATGTCGTCAACGGCCAGTTCCAGCGCCTTTTCACCCACCTCTTCGGCGGCGGTACGGCGGAGCTGCAACTGATCGAATCCGACGATCCGCTGGAAGCGGGCCTCGAAATCCTCGCGCGCCCCCCCGGCAAGAAACCGCAGACGATGACGCTGCTTTCCGGCGGCGAGCAGGCGCTGACCGCCATGGCTCTGATCTTCGCCGTCTTCCTCACCAATCCGGCGCCGATCTGCGTGCTCGACGAAGTGGACGCGCCGCTCGACGACCACAATGTCGAGCGCTATTGCAACCTGATGGATGAAATGGCCGCATCGACCGAGACCCGATTCGTGATCATCACTCACAATCCGATCACCATGGCACGCATGAATCGACTTTTTGGTGTAACGATGGCGGAGCAGGGCGTATCGCAGCTTGTTTCCGTCGACCTGCAAACTGCCGAACGCCTTCGCGAAACAGCTTGAAAAATAAGCGCTTTCATAAATACCCAAAAAAGGTCAGGTCGCAAAGGACGCGTTAACCCAATTGGGTGATGCACATTTTGCGGAATTGAATTAGAAGTTGTTTCCATGCGGCGGGCCTGAGGGTCGGCTATGCGCATGTTGGATTTGCCGGGTATAATGTTGGACGAGGGTGGTCCGATTGACCCGGTTTAGCGTACCCCCCGTCCAGTTTCCTGGCTGGACGGAAATAAGGCTTTGCGGGACGGTTGTTGCAGTCCCGCAAAGCTTTTTTTCTTCCCTCCTCCATTCAAACGGTTCGAAACTGTGCGCATCCATTGTGCGGTGCAACATTTCGCCGTATTTGTCGATTTTCATTTCAGGACCAAGGGAATAAGCTAGTCCTGATTTTGATATCGGGGGGAAGATGACCAAACTGGTCTATACGTTCGGCAACGGGCAGGCGGAAGGTCGCGCACGGGACCATGACGTTTTGGGCGGCAAGGGCGCCAATCTGGCCGAGATGTGCAGCCTGGGCCTGCCAGTGCCGCCGGGCTTCACCATCGTCGCCGATGCCTGCAGCGCTTATTACGAGCTTGGCAAGCGGATCAATGCCGTCCTGAAGGACGAGATCCGCCGCGGACTGGAGACGATCGAGAAAGCGACCGGCCGGCAGTTCGGCGCAAAAGACCGGCCGCTGCTCTTGTCCGTCCGCTCCGGTGCCCGCGTTTCCATGCCGGGCATGATGGATACGGTTCTCAATCTCGGCCTCAACGACGAAACCGTGCAGGCGCTTGGACATGACGCGGGCGACGCGCGGTTCGCCTGGGACAGCTACCGCCGCTTCATCCAGATGTATGCGGATGTCGTCATGGGCCTCGATCACGAGATTTTCGAGGAGATTCTGGAGGACGAAAAGGCCCGTCTCGGCCATGAATTCGAGACCGAGCTGGCTGCCACTGACTGGCAGCATGTCGTTTCGCTATATAAGGAATTGATCGAGGAGGAGCTCGGCGAGGAGTTCCCGCAGGATCCCGAGGAGCAGCTCTGGGGTGCCATCGGCGGCGTCTTCGCAAGCTGGATGAGCGCACGCGCCGTCACCTATCGCCAGCTCCACAACATTCCGGGAGCCTGGGGTACGGCCGTCAACGTCCAGGCCATGGTCTTCGGCAATCTCGGCAATGCCTCGGCAACCGGCGTTGCTTTCACGCGCAACCCGTCGACCGGCGAGAAGTCCCTCTACGGCGAATTCCTCGTGAATGCGCAGGGCGAAGATGTGGTTGCCGGTATCCGCACGCCCCAAAGCATCACCGAGGAGGGCCGAATCAACTCCGGCTCCGACCGCCCGTCGCTGGAAAAGCTAATGCCGGAGGCTTTCGAGGAACTCACCCGCATTTGCACCAAGCTCGAAGCGCATTATCGCGACATGCAGGACATCGAATTCACCATCGAGCGCGGCACGCTCTGGATGCTGCAGACGCGCTCCGGCAAACGCTCGACAAAGGCGGCGATGAAGATCGCCGTCGATATGGTGGACGAAAAGCTGATCACGGAAGAGCAGGCGGTGATGCGCATCGAGCCGTCGACGCTCGACCAGCTTCTGCACCCGACGATCGACCCGCGCGTCGACCGCCAAGTGATCGGCACCGGATTGCCGGCTTCACCGGGGGCGGCGACCGGCGCGATCGTCTTTACCGCCGAAGAGGCCGTCGTGGCGGAGGAGGAGGGCCGCAAGGTCATTCTGCTCCGCGTCGAAACCAGCCCGGAGGATATCCACGGCATGCATGCCGCAGAAGGCATCCTCACCACGCGCGGCGGCATGACCAGCCACGCGGCGGTGGTCGCCCGCGGCATGGGCATCCCCTGCGTGGTCGGTGCCGGAACCATGCGCATCGATCTGCGCAACGAGCGCCTCATCGGCGTCGGCGTGACGCTGAAGAAGGGCGACATCATCACCATCGACGGCTCGGCCGGGCAGGTGCTGAAGGGCGAGGTGCCGATGATCCAGCCGGAGCTTTCAGGCGATTTCGGCCGCATCATGGGCTGGGCCGACAGGGCCCGTCGCATGGCCGTGCGTACCAATGCCGATACCCCCGCCGACGCACGCGCTGCGCGTGCCTTCGGCGCGGAAGGGATCGGCCTCTGCCGCACCGAGCACATGTTCTTCGAAGGCGAGCGCATCCATGCCATGCGCGAGATGATCCTCGCCGAAAACGAGGAGGGAAGACGTGCGGCGCTCGACAAGCTGCTGCCGATGCAGCGGCTGGATTTCACAGGCCTCTTCAGCGTTATGCACGGTCTCCCGGTCACGATCCGCCTGCTCGACCCGCCGCTCCACGAATTCCTGCCGAAAACCGAGGAAGAGATCGCGGATGTCGCCGCCGCCATGGGCATGGAGGCTGCCTCACTTCGCCAGCGCGTCGACGCGCTGCACGAATTCAACCCGATGCTCGGCCACCGCGGCTGCCGGCTTGCCATTTCCCATCCCGAAATCGTCGAGATGCAAGCGCGCGCCATCTTCGAAGCGGCCGTTGCAGCCGCCCAGGAAACGGGTGCGCCTGTCGTGCCGGAAATCATGGTGCCGCTCGTCGGCCTGCGTTCGGAATTGGATTACGTCAAGGAACGGATCGACGCGATCGCCAGGGATGTGATGGCAGAAGCGGCCATGACGATCGATTATCTTGTCGGTACCATGATCGAGCTGCCGCGTGCGGCCCTTCGTGCGCACAAGATCGCTGAGGCGGCCGAATTCTTCTCCTTCGGCACCAACGACCTGACGCAGACGACCTTTGGCATCTCGCGCGACGACGCCTCTGCCTTCATCCCGACCTACCAGCGCAAGGGCATCATCGAGCACGATCCCTTCATCTCGCTGGATTTCGATGGCGTCGGCGAGCTGATCAGCATCGCTGCCGAGCGCGGCAGGCGCACGCGCAACGACATGAAGCTCGGCATTTGCGGCGAACATGGCGGCGATCCGGCCTCGATCCATTTCTGTGAGGAGATCGGCCTCGATTATGTATCCTGTTCTCCGTTCCGCGTACCGATTGCGCGGCTGGCGGCGGCGCAGGCGGTCATAGGTGCTGCTCAGCGGCGGTAATAGCGCGGATAGTAGATCGGCCGGGTGAAATCGTCGAAGTTCTCGTCCGCCTGCAGGCGAAATGCTCGCGCGTCGGCGCGCCTGTCGAGATCGATGCGCTGCAGGCAGGTGGCAAAGGCATTGGTGCCGCGCTTGAAGCCGTAGCCGAGGCACTGCCGCTCGTCGGCAGCCCGCCGTTCTTCCGGCGTGAGGCTCTGGCAGGCCGAAAGGCCGATCGCGATTGCGGCGAGGGGCAGGGAAAGAGCGGAAAGACGCATAGCACATTCTCCGATGCATGAGCCGGTCGCCAGACAAGAGGCGATTTGCCGGCTCACGTCAACAAACATCGAAGAACGCGGTTGAGATCAGATTCGTTCCAGCACTTCGATGAAGGCATCGGCGAACTGCACGAGATGTTCTGTCTCCTCATCCGGCGCCTGCACGCGGATTTCGGAGCCATCGCGATCAAGAACGGCAAGCACGACACGCATTTCGGAACTTACCGAAGGGATGCGCAAAACGGCGAGGCGCCGGCAATCCTCGATCAGCCCGGCTGCCGGAAGATCGAACAGGAATTCGCCATTTGCATTGGCGGCAGCTGCGCGCACCGCCTCGCAGAAGCCTTCTTCCCCGCCGTCATAGCCTTCGAGCGAAAGCTCGAGCTCGAGAAGCTCCATCGGCAGGAAGGCCTCGGATGGATCGCTTGCGCCAAGCGATGATACTTGCGGTCTTTCGGGTGTTTCCGATGAAAGCATCGCGTTACTCCTGATCCGTCCTGTTGTCCACAAATCCGCTGGAGCTGTCTTTTTAGTGACATATCAGATGTCGCTTATGAAAGCCATAACAGCCTTTTGGTGGATTGCGGCCCTTGCGCGGAGACAACAGTTTCAATTTAGGCGAATCTTGCCATAAACAAGTGTGGGCGCTTATTGCGCCCTCGCAGGCGGTATGCGCCTGCGCATAACTGGTAAGTTTGATGGCCATCCGCTTTGACCGCCCCGTTTCCAATTCGGCCCGCTTCGCGCGGCGCTTCGGGGCGTTTGCGTTCGTCCTTTGGGTCGCGGTGCTCGTCGCCCATCGCTTCGGCGGGCTCGCCACGCCCTATCTCGTGCTACTGCTTCTCGTTTCCATCGGCTTTGCCATGCTGGCCGCCCTGCTTGCGGCCGTCGGCCTCAGAAGCCTCTGGGTGCGAGGAGCCGAAGCCGGCCTCGATGCGCTGAAAGCGCTGATCTTTGCGATCCTTCCCTTGGGCTTCGGCGGATTTGCCGCTGAGCGCTATTTCACGCTGCCGGCGATCTACGACGTGTCGACGGACGTCGTTTCCGCGCCCGACTGGCTTTCGCCGCCACATGCCGATCAGATCTGGATGAAGCGCAATCCCGACGTCACGCCGCAAGAGCGCGAACAGCAGCTTGCCGCCTATCCGGAACTAACTGGCCGGCGTTATGAAGGCGCGATCGACCGGGTGCTCGAAGCCGTCAGGAAAGTGGCGAAGCTGGATGGCATCACGATCACCAGAAGTGCCGGCGAAGGCGAACCGGTCCGCGATCTCGAGGATGCGCCGGCAAGGCCAGCGCCTGATGGCGATGCTGTCGCCGAAGCGCCCGATCAGGTCCCCGTTCCCACGCCGCGGCCTTATGAGGACGATGTCGCAGAGCTCATCCGCAGCGCAAACGGCGTGACGCTGCAGGGTGAAGCCCGCACGCTTATCCTCGGCCTGCACTTCGACGTCGTCATCCGGCTGCGCGAAGAAGCCGAAACCACCTTCGTCGACGTCCGCGTCGCCTCCCGCTACGGCCAGCACGACCTCGGCCTCAGCGCCGAAATCGCCGACCGCTATCTCGAAGCCCTCGATATGGAACTGCTGGGCATCGCGGGGTAAGAACAGGCCTCAGCCGCCTTCTTTCTCCAGCCATCCGGCATAGCGCACGATCAGCCCGGTAAGGGGTCCGCCGACTTCCACATGAAAATGGACCGGCCTTCGCGCTCCTCCTCGTAGGTATCGCCGCCGGGCGCCAGCACCAGAGGCAGGGGAATGCCGAAAAATCGCCAGCCGCGCACGACAAACCGCAGCCTGGCGCAGACCACGCCGACGTCAACGCGGCGGGCAACATACTCCTGGCTGGAACACGGCCATCGGCGGCGTCGGAGACTTCCGGCGGGAGCCGAGGACTCGAAAGGGCGGCCTAAAGCCGCCCCTGAAAATCCTCGTCCTTCACGGCGGGGAAGATGTTAAGCGGATCGAACCCTCGGATTTGAAATGCGGGCGGCCGTCTTCGATCAGGATGTTCGTCTCGTAGTCCCGCTCGTCCAGGCCGTAGTGGCGGTAAAGTGCTGCGCCGAGCGCTGATTGCGCAGCGAGGAAGCAGTAGCGTTGCGCCTGTCATGCTTCAGCGCAACTTTCACCCCGCCGGAACAGAAGACACATTCGCCGTAGAAGATGATGAGCGGCTTGTCGTCTGGAAAGGGCGGAACAGCCGCATCGTGCCAATAGCTGTAGTCATTTCGGTTCATCGTCCGCCCCAGCCACCAGTTGATACCCCCCGAAGAGCGAAGGTGGTCCGTCCGTCTGCACGATCCCGCGTTCCACCAGGTCCTCGAGATGCGCGAAGACCGAGAGTGCTGCCGCGCCGTGCAGCCTTGGGTCGGTGTCGCGGTAGATCACCCTCACCATGTCGGGAACCAGCCGGTCGCCGGCTTTGATGCGCTCCATCACCGCGCGCTCGCGCATGCGGCGGTGCGTCTTCAGCGCCCGCATGAAGGAGACGGGGCGTTTCACCGGCCCGCCATGGCCCGGGAAAAGCAGGTGGTCGCGGCGCGAAATCAGTTTGTCGAGCGAGGCCATGTAGTCGGCCATCGAACCGTCCGGCGGCGCCACGATGGACGTCGCCCAGGCCATGACGTGGTCGCCGGAAAAGAGGATGCCGGTGCCGTCGAGCGAAAAGGCCGCGTGGTTTGCGGCGTGCCCGGGTGTCAGCACCGCCGTCAGCGCCCAGCCGTCCTCCTCGATGGTCTCGCCGTCGCCGATTGCGATATCCGGCACGAAATGCGTATCGGAGCTTTCGGCAAAGGGATTCACCTCGCCGTCATGGAGCGGCCGCGCTGCCCTGTGCGGTCCTTCGCCGACGGTAACGGCGCCGGTCTCCCGCTTTAGCCGTGCGGCAAGCGGCGAGTGGTCGCGATGTGTATGGGTGATGACAATATGCGTGACCGCCCGGCCCTTGAGCGCCTTAATCAGCGCCTCAAAATGCGCCTCGTTCTCCGGCCCCGGATCGATGACCGCGACGGACGAGGTTCCGAGGATATAGCTGTTCGTGCCGTGGAAGGTGAAGGGGCTCGGATTGTTGGCCGTGACGCGCTGGACCCCCGGCGCCACATCCACCGCGCGGCCATAGTGAGGCTCGAAGGCAAGATCGAATGTCGGGCTCGGCATGGCTTACTTGTATTCTATCTCGATGAAGGACATCGGCTCGCTTCCGGCATTGACGACATTGTGCTCTACGCCCGCCTCGCGCCGGTAGGCGGCACCGTTGGCGATGTCGACGCGCCGGCTGCCGTCCGCATCCTCGAGCAGAAATTTGCAATCGGTCATCGGCACGACGACATAGCCGAAGCCGTGGGTATGCACGCCGGTATCCGCACCCGGCTCGAAATCCCAGCGCGTGATGCGCACCACTGCATCGTCGAGAAGGAGCGTGGCAACTGCAGGCGGGCGGGCACGGTACTGGCTCATCATCTCTCCTGAGACTATGGCGGGGCGGGACAAGACCTAGCACGGCGCCGGAACAAGCGCACAGAAATATGCCGTAAGCGCAAGTTAGTGATTGTGAGGCAGCCGGACCTTTGCTAATCAGGCCTCGCTTCGGCAAGCGGGTTTCCGCTCTCAAGCTGGTGGGGCGTCGCCAAGCGGTAAGGCACCGGTTTTTGGTACCGGCATTCCCAGGTTCGAATCCTGGCGCCCCAGCCACTGCTTATTTTCGTTTGTAATCAGTCACTTAGGCGGATTGAAAAAATCGCTTCCGGAACACTTTTCCGGCTGACGGAAACCGGCCCAAGGCAGCCTCGGTTTGATAGCGACGCAGCAAGCTGGCGTTAGAGAAAAACGAGACGCGGTAAAAGAAGCCCCTTTTTATCTGCTCTGGCGGCTTCGAAATATCCGCTGCGAGACATAGGAGGCTGCTTTTGATCCCGGTGGCCTAAAAAGATAGGCGGCCGAGAGGCCGCCTATCGCTAGACACCAATGCCTGTCACATCACTGCCCCTTGCTATGCCGGTGCCAGAAACTCCGCGCAATATGACTTGCTTTTTTCGCCGGGGATGTCGCCAACCGTGCGGATGCTGCGGATGGTATAGCTGGAATCGGTGATGACTTCGGCCTGGCAGCGTAGATAAAGGGTGCGGGTCGCCGCGATCTGCTTGCCGCGCTTGCCGTTTTCGCCTTCGGCATATTTTGCCGGGACGCGGACCCTCTTGTAGCCGCCCTTCCAAGTGTAGACGGTGGCCGAGCCGTTTTCGGTGTCGGCGATCGGCGGACCGTAGGCGGCGAAGAACTTGCCGGCCGACTGGCCGACCCAGCGTGCGGAAATCGGATCGCCTGCAGAAGGAATGGTCGTGCAGCCGGCAAGCGCAATGGCAAGCCCGGCCGCGGCAATGGTGCGGAGTTTCATCTAATCGTCCCTGAATTTGTCGCGCATTCGACGGCGGGAATCGCTGTCAGCCAACGGTTTCCGCTTGTCCCGAAAGCCCATTAGCGCGGAACCCTGCAAAAGAAAATTGCCCCGCCTTCGCGATTGCGAAATTTGCCGCGACTGTGGCTTTTTGTTGACGTTTTGGGCCGCGCGCGGCCCTGTCACGCCTCTGTCAGAAAATGCGTCCGGTTTTGAAATTTGGTGCTTGCGCAATAAGATGGGCCGGTCTATAGAGGCGCCGCTGGTCACGGAGTGTAGCGCAGTCTGGTAGCGCACCACGTTCGGGACGTGGGGGTCGAGTGTTCGAATCACTCCACTCCGACCAGCCGATTTTTCCCGACTTTCCCTGATCCCGCACGAGTATTTGCGCCGCACACTGCGCGCAGCGATCTGTTTGCGCCAGGATGCGTAATGCGCCTCGACACGCAAGAAAAAGGGGCCTTCCGGCCCCATCTTCACTCTCAGATATCGCTTGCGGCGTTCTTCCAGAGTTCCGCCGCTTCCGCAGCGGTCATCCGGTGTACGTGCGCCTCGTCGCGGCGGTTGGCGAAGACTTCACTCGCCATGATCTGCTCGGCGAGGTCGGCGGGCAGCGAGAGGATGACGCGCGCGTCGCCGGCGTGGAGGCCGCCGAGTTCCGAGCGCTTGCCGGTTATCATGCCGCCGGCCACCGTGTTGTTGGTATCCGGGTCGATGAGAATGAAGGCGCCGGAGGAGCGATTCTGCTCGTAGGGATCGAAGATCGCCGCTTCATCGAAGGCGAGGCGCACCTTGCCGATCGCATTCATGTAAAGCCGCTCGGCCGGGTTCCAGGCGCCGGTCTTCAGCTCCAACTGGCTGACCGGCTGAACCTGGACGCGCTGGCGGCGGCTGCCGCTCTTCAGCCAGTAGCGCTTGCCGGCCTCGATGCCTTCGGGCTGCAGCGCCACGATTTGCGCGTCGAAGGCAAGTCCCACCTGCGGCTGGCTGTCGATCGAGACGATCATGTCGCCGCGCGCGACGTCCACCTGGCGGTCGAGCACGAGGGTGATTGCGTCGCCCGCGACGGCCGCGTTGCGCACGAGGTCGAAGGTGACGATCCTGGAGACATTGGCGACCATGCCGGACGGCAGGATCATGACGCTGTCGCCCGGCTTCACCGCGCCGCCGGCAACCGTGCCCTGATAGCCGCGGAAGC from Rhizobium sullae includes:
- a CDS encoding MBL fold metallo-hydrolase, with translation MPSPTFDLAFEPHYGRAVDVAPGVQRVTANNPSPFTFHGTNSYILGTSSVAVIDPGPENEAHFEALIKALKGRAVTHIVITHTHRDHSPLAARLKRETGAVTVGEGPHRAARPLHDGEVNPFAESSDTHFVPDIAIGDGETIEEDGWALTAVLTPGHAANHAAFSLDGTGILFSGDHVMAWATSIVAPPDGSMADYMASLDKLISRRDHLLFPGHGGPVKRPVSFMRALKTHRRMRERAVMERIKAGDRLVPDMVRVIYRDTDPRLHGAAALSVFAHLEDLVERGIVQTDGPPSLFGGYQLVAGADDEPK
- the ppdK gene encoding pyruvate, phosphate dikinase, whose amino-acid sequence is MTKLVYTFGNGQAEGRARDHDVLGGKGANLAEMCSLGLPVPPGFTIVADACSAYYELGKRINAVLKDEIRRGLETIEKATGRQFGAKDRPLLLSVRSGARVSMPGMMDTVLNLGLNDETVQALGHDAGDARFAWDSYRRFIQMYADVVMGLDHEIFEEILEDEKARLGHEFETELAATDWQHVVSLYKELIEEELGEEFPQDPEEQLWGAIGGVFASWMSARAVTYRQLHNIPGAWGTAVNVQAMVFGNLGNASATGVAFTRNPSTGEKSLYGEFLVNAQGEDVVAGIRTPQSITEEGRINSGSDRPSLEKLMPEAFEELTRICTKLEAHYRDMQDIEFTIERGTLWMLQTRSGKRSTKAAMKIAVDMVDEKLITEEQAVMRIEPSTLDQLLHPTIDPRVDRQVIGTGLPASPGAATGAIVFTAEEAVVAEEEGRKVILLRVETSPEDIHGMHAAEGILTTRGGMTSHAAVVARGMGIPCVVGAGTMRIDLRNERLIGVGVTLKKGDIITIDGSAGQVLKGEVPMIQPELSGDFGRIMGWADRARRMAVRTNADTPADARAARAFGAEGIGLCRTEHMFFEGERIHAMREMILAENEEGRRAALDKLLPMQRLDFTGLFSVMHGLPVTIRLLDPPLHEFLPKTEEEIADVAAAMGMEAASLRQRVDALHEFNPMLGHRGCRLAISHPEIVEMQARAIFEAAVAAAQETGAPVVPEIMVPLVGLRSELDYVKERIDAIARDVMAEAAMTIDYLVGTMIELPRAALRAHKIAEAAEFFSFGTNDLTQTTFGISRDDASAFIPTYQRKGIIEHDPFISLDFDGVGELISIAAERGRRTRNDMKLGICGEHGGDPASIHFCEEIGLDYVSCSPFRVPIARLAAAQAVIGAAQRR
- a CDS encoding chromosome segregation SMC family protein, coding for MKFNKLRVIGFKSFVEPTEFIIERGLTGVVGPNGCGKSNLVEALRWVMGENSYKNMRASGMDDVIFSGSGNRPARNTAEVALYLDNSERTAPAAFNDSDEIQVTRRIEREQGSIYRINGKESRAKDVQLLFADASTGARSPSMVGQGRIGELISAKPQARRQLLEEAAGISGLHSRRHEAELRLRAAEGNLERLDDVTSQLEGQIESLKRQARQANRFKTLSAEIRAREATLLHIRWVQAKEAEAEADSALNQATVVVAEKAQIQMEAAKAQGVASLKLPELRESEARAAAALQRLQIAKTQLEDDANRILRRRDELTRRLAQLAEDIQREERLISDNAAILARLDAEDADITEILADSGRHADELREAFEGVSAKLADSEHVFAALTAERAEAAAGRHQLERAIRDLADRKMRLERQLDETSREFSIVTEKIAALPDPDEKRAVVEAAEIAVAEAETVIQAVEQALAAARETEALSRGPVEEARSKLNALETEARTISRMLAAGAAAGEFQSVADDLRVDRGFETALGAALGDDLESPLDPRAPAHWSGNGDGASDPALPVGAEPLRNHVGAPAALTRRLKQIGLVTDADAARLMKELKPGQRLVTKDGAVYRWDGHVTGADAPSAAALRLAQKNRLDELESEVSLARDVLAEAEERLAMATEAIRGEERRLNEARDMSRLSARHLAEARDALAAAERAAGDLIRRRDVIAEAVSQIQSQQEDFAVQEENARIELEDAPDIVALDDRLRIQQAEVATDRGLAAEARARHESLNRENEARQRRIVAIGQERETWRQRAASAEEHIATLRDREEEAREEAVELEMAPDEFEDKRHALLNELQKAEAARRGAADLLAAAELVQREADHKAATALSELAESRERRGRAEERLVSAREKRQESESRIREALDVPPHEAFRLTGLQAMQTVPDLREVERELERLKMERERLGAVNLRAEEEQKELTEKLEALIRERDDVIDAIRKLRGAIQSLNREGRERLIAAFDVVNGQFQRLFTHLFGGGTAELQLIESDDPLEAGLEILARPPGKKPQTMTLLSGGEQALTAMALIFAVFLTNPAPICVLDEVDAPLDDHNVERYCNLMDEMAASTETRFVIITHNPITMARMNRLFGVTMAEQGVSQLVSVDLQTAERLRETA
- a CDS encoding DUF1499 domain-containing protein, which codes for MAIRFDRPVSNSARFARRFGAFAFVLWVAVLVAHRFGGLATPYLVLLLLVSIGFAMLAALLAAVGLRSLWVRGAEAGLDALKALIFAILPLGFGGFAAERYFTLPAIYDVSTDVVSAPDWLSPPHADQIWMKRNPDVTPQEREQQLAAYPELTGRRYEGAIDRVLEAVRKVAKLDGITITRSAGEGEPVRDLEDAPARPAPDGDAVAEAPDQVPVPTPRPYEDDVAELIRSANGVTLQGEARTLILGLHFDVVIRLREEAETTFVDVRVASRYGQHDLGLSAEIADRYLEALDMELLGIAG
- a CDS encoding cupin domain-containing protein codes for the protein MSQYRARPPAVATLLLDDAVVRITRWDFEPGADTGVHTHGFGYVVVPMTDCKFLLEDADGSRRVDIANGAAYRREAGVEHNVVNAGSEPMSFIEIEYK